The Urbifossiella limnaea genome has a window encoding:
- a CDS encoding ABC transporter ATP-binding protein, with product MLRAENLSKTYHRHAVAVKVLTGLDLEVRTGEFLSIVGASGSGKSTLLHLLGTLDAPDSGAVYLDDKRIDNLPARGRDALRNHTFGYIFQFYHLLPELNTLDNVLMPAYIQHSAWGWWSARKEWRKRAHELLDRVGLSHRLKHRPRELSGGEMQRAAVARALLTRPRVLLADEPTGNLDAETGGEIVKLLRGLNRDEGVTIVMVTHNLEIVTATDRVVRMAAGRLTDDTHSFRHAPPRPHLVAV from the coding sequence ATGCTGCGGGCCGAGAACCTGTCGAAGACGTACCACCGGCACGCCGTCGCCGTGAAGGTGCTGACCGGCCTCGACCTGGAGGTGCGCACCGGCGAGTTCCTCAGCATCGTCGGCGCGTCCGGCTCGGGCAAGAGCACACTCCTCCACCTGCTGGGCACGCTCGACGCCCCCGACAGCGGGGCCGTGTACCTGGACGACAAGCGGATCGACAACCTGCCGGCCCGCGGCCGCGACGCCCTGCGGAACCACACGTTCGGCTACATCTTCCAGTTCTACCACCTGCTGCCGGAACTCAACACGCTCGACAACGTGCTGATGCCGGCGTACATCCAGCACTCCGCGTGGGGCTGGTGGTCGGCCCGCAAGGAGTGGCGCAAGCGCGCCCACGAGCTGCTGGACCGCGTGGGCCTGAGTCACCGCCTGAAGCACCGGCCGCGGGAACTGTCGGGCGGCGAGATGCAGCGTGCCGCGGTGGCGCGGGCGCTGCTGACCCGGCCGCGGGTGCTGCTGGCCGACGAGCCGACGGGCAACCTCGACGCCGAGACGGGCGGCGAGATCGTGAAGCTGCTGCGCGGCCTGAACCGCGACGAGGGCGTGACCATCGTGATGGTGACGCACAACCTGGAGATCGTGACGGCGACGGACCGCGTGGTGCGGATGGCCGCCGGCCGCCTGACGGACGACACCCACTCCTTTCGCCACGCGCCGCCCCGGCCCCACCTCGTCGCCGTCTGA
- a CDS encoding TIGR01777 family oxidoreductase has product MKVVIPGGSGQVGTLLARTLVAGGHEVVVLSRAPRPAPWRVVAWDAETVGPWAAELDCADVVVNLAGRSVNCRYGAANRRAILDSRVRSTRAVGDAITRAARPPRVWLQMSTATIYAHRFDAANDEATGVLGGAEGAPDTWRFSTDVAAAWERAAVAPPHTRLVLLRTAMVMSPDRGGVFDTLLGLVRRGLGGTAGDGRQYMSWIHERDFVRAVLWLVARDELAGPVNLAAPEPLPNREFMAALRAAWGTRVGLPASRWMLTIGAWLMRTETELILKSRRVVPGRLLASGFAFDFPTWPGAAAELCARRRAGG; this is encoded by the coding sequence ACGAAGTCGTGGTGCTCAGCCGGGCGCCGCGGCCGGCGCCGTGGCGCGTCGTGGCGTGGGACGCGGAGACGGTCGGCCCCTGGGCCGCGGAGCTGGACTGCGCCGACGTCGTGGTGAACCTCGCCGGCCGCAGCGTGAACTGCCGCTACGGCGCCGCCAACCGGCGGGCGATCCTCGACAGCCGGGTGCGCTCCACGAGGGCCGTCGGCGACGCGATCACCCGCGCGGCCCGGCCGCCGCGGGTGTGGCTCCAGATGAGCACCGCCACCATCTACGCCCACCGGTTCGACGCCGCGAACGACGAGGCAACCGGCGTTCTCGGCGGCGCCGAGGGCGCGCCCGACACCTGGCGGTTCAGCACCGACGTGGCGGCGGCGTGGGAACGAGCCGCGGTCGCGCCGCCGCACACGCGGCTCGTACTGCTCCGCACGGCGATGGTGATGAGCCCGGACCGCGGCGGCGTGTTCGACACGCTCCTCGGCCTGGTCCGCCGCGGGCTCGGCGGCACGGCCGGCGACGGACGCCAGTACATGTCGTGGATTCACGAGCGCGACTTCGTCCGCGCCGTGCTGTGGCTCGTCGCGCGCGACGAGCTGGCCGGGCCGGTGAACCTGGCGGCGCCGGAGCCGCTGCCGAACCGCGAATTCATGGCGGCGCTGCGGGCGGCGTGGGGTACGCGCGTCGGGCTGCCGGCGTCGCGGTGGATGCTCACGATCGGGGCGTGGCTGATGCGCACGGAGACGGAACTGATCCTGAAGAGCCGCCGCGTCGTGCCGGGGCGGCTGCTCGCGTCAGGCTTCGCGTTCGACTTCCCGACGTGGCCCGGGGCCGCCGCGGAGTTGTGCGCGCGGCGGCGGGCGGGCGGGTGA
- a CDS encoding WD40/YVTN/BNR-like repeat-containing protein: MRAILIAVGVVLAAPADAPAEWRPLTTELLAREKTGFGGLCGVVVERSTGRLFVDLSDRGLFTSADRGATWTRVENSPPKGRTETPGCLQLDPTGKTPRLLMPLVYGSPIAVGTTGSGPWRVLDKASAHVDWCAADWSDPDLKFLLALKHEANGLLLRSRDGGKTFDDLGKGHGPAWVFDANTAVVTRVKTKDNPTGGVVRTTDGGATFAPVADFTPTALPRVGPDGVYWLADGGLHKTTDAGKTWAKVGPVKDGRYGPVFGKGAAQLFVLTGTGVVESGDGGKTWAAPVAVPAALKGVSALTWLDYDPTSDTLYLMKMGSELYARRRGE; the protein is encoded by the coding sequence ATGCGTGCCATTCTGATCGCGGTCGGCGTCGTGCTCGCGGCTCCGGCCGACGCTCCCGCCGAGTGGCGGCCCCTCACCACCGAACTGCTCGCCCGCGAAAAGACCGGGTTCGGCGGCCTCTGCGGCGTCGTCGTCGAGCGGTCCACCGGCCGGCTCTTTGTGGACCTCAGCGACCGCGGCCTGTTCACGTCCGCCGACCGCGGCGCCACCTGGACCCGCGTCGAGAACAGCCCCCCGAAGGGCCGCACCGAGACGCCCGGGTGCCTCCAGCTCGACCCCACCGGCAAGACGCCGCGCCTCCTCATGCCGCTCGTGTACGGCAGCCCGATCGCCGTCGGCACCACCGGCAGCGGCCCGTGGCGCGTCCTCGACAAGGCCTCGGCGCACGTGGACTGGTGCGCCGCCGACTGGAGCGACCCGGACCTCAAGTTCCTGCTGGCGCTCAAGCACGAGGCGAACGGCCTGCTCCTCCGCTCCCGCGACGGCGGCAAGACGTTCGACGACCTGGGCAAGGGGCACGGCCCGGCGTGGGTCTTCGACGCGAACACGGCCGTGGTGACCCGCGTGAAGACGAAGGACAACCCGACGGGCGGCGTCGTCCGCACGACGGACGGCGGCGCCACCTTCGCCCCGGTCGCCGACTTCACCCCGACGGCGCTGCCGCGGGTGGGGCCGGACGGCGTGTACTGGCTCGCCGACGGCGGACTCCACAAGACGACTGACGCCGGCAAGACGTGGGCGAAGGTGGGGCCGGTGAAGGACGGCCGGTACGGCCCGGTGTTCGGCAAGGGCGCGGCGCAGCTGTTCGTGCTGACCGGCACCGGCGTCGTGGAGAGCGGCGACGGCGGGAAGACGTGGGCGGCGCCGGTGGCGGTGCCGGCGGCGCTGAAGGGCGTGTCGGCGCTGACGTGGCTGGACTACGACCCGACCTCGGACACGCTGTACCTGATGAAGATGGGCTCGGAGCTGTACGCGCGGCGCCGCGGCGAATGA
- a CDS encoding ABC transporter permease — MYKLLLCVRYLQTRYLAFVCIVSVMLGVATLIVVNSVMSGFSTKLRDRLHGSISDVVVDTERADGFPASPDQLRQMILHSEIGDKVEAISPTVEVFAILQFSYPNGAPVMKPVRLIGVDPASRTAVGGFAEYLVRQKDSPTPTFELTAEAEERLAKNREHAERLERMQQEREKALDVPAPKLVPDQLALPAAKLFGDEPPPAPKVFGTILGYSIAHVRYTHNGSTEEDAVLRPGDAVTVTTTGGAEMKPVWGSFVVADYVKTEMSEYDSSFVFVPLDQLQRIRGMGDRCTALQIKLKNYDRDKAAVAAKLEELFPPRDGHRVATWEQNQGPLLAAIDVERTILNILLFLIVGVSGFSILAIFTMIVAEKYRDIGVMKSLGATSGGVLSIFLGYGLLLGSVGAGLGTVLGLWFTRNINEIEVVLSRLTGVTAFPRDIYYFKEIPTHVDPAVVLTINAGAVATAVVFSLLPAWRAARLHPVRALRFE, encoded by the coding sequence GTGTACAAGCTGCTCCTCTGCGTCCGCTACCTCCAGACCCGCTACCTGGCGTTCGTCTGCATCGTCAGCGTGATGCTGGGCGTGGCCACGCTCATCGTCGTGAACTCGGTGATGAGCGGGTTCAGCACCAAGCTCCGCGACCGGCTGCACGGCAGCATCTCGGACGTGGTCGTGGACACGGAGCGCGCCGACGGCTTCCCCGCGAGCCCCGACCAGCTGCGGCAGATGATTTTGCACAGCGAGATCGGCGACAAGGTGGAGGCGATCAGCCCGACGGTCGAGGTGTTCGCCATCCTGCAGTTCAGCTACCCGAACGGCGCCCCGGTGATGAAGCCGGTCCGCCTGATCGGCGTGGACCCGGCCAGCCGGACCGCCGTCGGCGGGTTCGCCGAGTACCTGGTGCGGCAGAAGGACAGCCCGACCCCGACGTTCGAGCTGACCGCGGAGGCGGAGGAGCGGCTGGCGAAGAACCGCGAGCACGCCGAGCGCCTGGAGCGGATGCAGCAGGAGCGCGAGAAGGCGCTCGACGTGCCGGCCCCGAAGCTGGTGCCGGACCAGCTGGCGCTGCCGGCGGCCAAGCTGTTCGGCGACGAGCCGCCGCCGGCCCCGAAGGTGTTCGGCACCATCCTCGGGTACAGCATCGCCCACGTCCGCTACACGCACAACGGGAGCACGGAGGAGGACGCGGTCCTCCGCCCCGGCGACGCTGTGACGGTGACCACGACCGGCGGCGCCGAGATGAAGCCGGTGTGGGGCAGCTTCGTCGTCGCCGACTACGTGAAGACGGAGATGAGCGAGTACGACTCGAGCTTCGTGTTCGTGCCGCTCGACCAGCTGCAGCGGATCCGCGGCATGGGCGACCGGTGCACGGCGCTGCAGATCAAGCTGAAGAACTACGACCGCGACAAGGCGGCGGTGGCGGCCAAGCTGGAGGAGCTGTTCCCGCCGCGCGACGGCCACCGGGTGGCGACGTGGGAGCAGAACCAGGGGCCGCTGCTGGCCGCGATCGACGTGGAGCGGACGATCCTGAACATCCTGCTGTTCCTGATCGTCGGCGTGTCCGGGTTCAGCATCCTGGCCATCTTCACGATGATCGTGGCCGAGAAGTACCGCGACATCGGCGTGATGAAGTCGCTGGGCGCGACGAGCGGCGGCGTGCTGTCGATCTTCCTCGGCTACGGCCTGCTGCTGGGCAGCGTCGGGGCCGGGCTGGGGACGGTGCTGGGGCTGTGGTTCACGCGGAACATCAACGAGATCGAGGTGGTGCTGTCGCGGCTGACGGGCGTCACGGCCTTCCCGCGGGACATCTACTACTTCAAGGAAATCCCGACGCACGTGGACCCGGCGGTGGTGCTGACGATCAACGCCGGGGCGGTGGCGACGGCGGTGGTGTTCAGCCTGCTGCCGGCGTGGCGGGCGGCCCGGCTCCACCCGGTCCGGGCGCTGCGGTTCGAGTAA
- a CDS encoding protein kinase domain-containing protein, with the protein MSSAVPPGNLRDVMTTTYHPGICEKYPGAEPLPGYRLLQPLGRGGFGEVWKCEAPGGLPKAIKFVSTAGDQFRQERGAVEQIKTIRHPFLLSLERVELVGAELVIVMELADCQLADRFKACRADGHPGIPRDELLNYLGDAAEALDMIGSRYGLQHLDVKPENLFLVAGHLKVGDYGLVRRVHRAGDGADDRRGFTPRYTSPEVLRGAVDPRSDQYSLALVYVELATGVFPYPGRTAEQLMLQHATTPPDLAAVPYADRAAVGRALAKNPGERFPSCSAFVAALAETTGLPPEAITLPPAAASPAETDEATIPNGPPVLAVTPPLPEPAPSNSRSPSGTPGRPGSGRLSRRREPEPPKPADPFAGLRAVLPVAEFHGVPGERQHEPAGTTPEFVEAVLRAAADDPDTLAAHDDPDTTCNFLSTLPAGMVPLKLGMVAERWGMEVKQQDPVRVVLWREAPPDPPKGGKPDPKAPPRPRTGFEVTVRRPVPPSAEYIASGAVCGVPNSVFTLLSMSDLPAILTDVKGVLQNLEERRAHPRTRVERPVRVYPLYQDGVVGAPITGKSVDLSASGIRFRTPDAVRTGRMYVEFPGVEGVSGLAVYVRQVRSWQEPGGQMTVTVGRFSGSG; encoded by the coding sequence GTGAGTTCCGCCGTCCCGCCCGGCAACCTCCGCGACGTGATGACCACCACGTACCACCCGGGGATTTGCGAGAAGTACCCCGGCGCCGAGCCGTTGCCGGGCTACCGCCTGCTCCAGCCGCTCGGCCGGGGTGGGTTCGGCGAGGTCTGGAAGTGTGAGGCGCCCGGCGGGCTCCCGAAGGCGATCAAGTTCGTGTCCACCGCCGGCGACCAGTTCCGCCAGGAGCGGGGCGCCGTCGAGCAGATCAAAACCATCCGTCACCCGTTCCTCCTCTCCCTCGAGCGGGTTGAACTCGTCGGCGCCGAACTCGTCATCGTGATGGAGTTGGCCGACTGTCAGCTGGCCGACCGGTTCAAGGCGTGCCGGGCCGACGGCCACCCGGGCATCCCGCGGGACGAGCTCCTGAACTACCTCGGCGACGCGGCCGAGGCGCTGGACATGATCGGCAGCCGCTACGGCCTCCAACACCTCGACGTGAAGCCGGAGAACCTGTTCCTCGTTGCCGGGCACCTGAAGGTCGGCGACTACGGGCTCGTCCGCCGCGTCCACCGGGCCGGGGACGGGGCCGACGACCGCCGCGGGTTCACCCCGCGGTACACCTCCCCCGAGGTCCTCCGCGGGGCCGTCGACCCGCGGTCGGACCAGTACAGCCTCGCCCTCGTTTACGTCGAACTGGCGACCGGCGTGTTCCCGTACCCCGGCCGCACCGCCGAGCAGCTCATGCTGCAACACGCGACCACCCCGCCGGACCTTGCCGCGGTCCCGTACGCCGACCGGGCGGCGGTCGGGCGGGCGCTGGCGAAGAACCCCGGCGAGCGGTTCCCGTCGTGCTCGGCGTTCGTCGCCGCCCTGGCCGAGACCACCGGCCTGCCGCCCGAGGCGATCACCCTGCCCCCCGCCGCCGCCTCGCCGGCCGAGACGGACGAGGCGACGATCCCGAACGGCCCGCCCGTACTGGCGGTTACGCCACCCCTGCCCGAGCCGGCGCCGTCCAACAGCCGGTCGCCGTCCGGCACCCCGGGCCGGCCCGGGTCCGGCCGGCTGTCCCGCCGCCGCGAGCCCGAGCCGCCGAAGCCGGCCGACCCGTTCGCCGGGCTCCGGGCTGTCCTGCCGGTGGCCGAGTTCCACGGTGTCCCCGGCGAACGGCAGCACGAACCGGCTGGCACCACCCCCGAGTTCGTCGAAGCCGTTCTCCGGGCCGCGGCCGACGACCCGGACACCCTGGCCGCGCACGACGACCCGGACACCACCTGCAACTTCCTGTCGACACTCCCCGCCGGGATGGTGCCGCTCAAGCTCGGAATGGTGGCCGAGCGGTGGGGGATGGAGGTCAAGCAGCAGGACCCGGTCCGGGTGGTGTTGTGGCGGGAAGCCCCGCCCGACCCGCCGAAGGGGGGCAAGCCGGACCCGAAGGCGCCGCCCCGTCCGCGGACGGGTTTCGAGGTGACCGTCCGCCGCCCGGTCCCGCCGTCGGCCGAGTACATCGCCTCCGGCGCGGTGTGCGGGGTGCCGAACTCCGTGTTCACCCTCCTGTCCATGTCCGACCTGCCGGCGATCTTGACCGACGTGAAGGGTGTGTTGCAGAACCTCGAGGAGCGCCGCGCCCACCCGCGGACCCGGGTCGAGCGGCCGGTCCGGGTATACCCGCTGTACCAGGACGGGGTGGTCGGGGCGCCGATCACCGGCAAGTCGGTGGACCTGTCGGCCAGCGGCATCCGGTTCCGCACCCCGGACGCCGTCCGCACCGGGCGGATGTACGTCGAATTCCCCGGCGTCGAAGGCGTGTCCGGGCTCGCGGTGTACGTCCGACAGGTCCGGAGTTGGCAGGAGCCCGGCGGGCAGATGACCGTCACCGTCGGCCGCTTCTCCGGCAGCGGCTGA